A genomic region of Taeniopygia guttata chromosome 28, bTaeGut7.mat, whole genome shotgun sequence contains the following coding sequences:
- the LOC100224239 gene encoding E3 ubiquitin-protein ligase TRIM7, whose translation MLASRMETVESETLIHEVAEMSGRADVTLDPDTANPFLILASDQRGVGRRDEWTWLPNNPERFDTEPCVLGTQGFAEGRHCWEVEVAGAGDWWAVGVAQESVRRKGVLNFTPQEGIWSVGQWFGQYHAFSDPDWTPLHLTCLPRAIQVCLDFTDKQVTFADAETEAPIFAFCLASCAGERLRPWLWVGMDSWLKLCP comes from the exons ATGCTGGCATCCAGGATGGAGACAGTAGAAAGTGAGACCCTGATTCATGAGGTGGCGGAGATGAGTGGAAGAG ctgacGTGACTCTGGACCCAGACACCGCCAACCCCTTTCTCATTCTGGCCAGTGACCAGCGAGGGGTAGGACGCAGGGACGAGTGGACCTGGCTGCCCAACAACCCCGAGCGGTTTGACACGGAGCCGTGTGTGCTGGGCACCCAGGGCTTTGCTGAGGGGAGACACTGCTGGGAGGTGGAGGTGGCCGGGGCAGGAGACTGGTGGGCAGTGGGAGTGGCCCAGGAGTCTGTCAGGAGGAAGGGGGTCCTCAATTTTACGCCCCAGGAAGGGATCTGGTCTGTGGGGCAGTGGTTTGGACAGTACCATGCTTTCAGTGATCCTGACTGGACCCCACTGCACCTTACCTGCCTCCCCAGGGCCATCCAGGTCTGCTTGGACTTTACAGACAAGCAGGTGACTTTTGCTGATGCTGAGACTGAAGCCCCAATCTTTGCTTTCTGCTTGGCCTcgtgtgctggggagaggctgcGCCCGTGGCTCTGGGTGGGGATGGACTCGTGGCTCAAGCTGTGCCCCTGA